From a single Miscanthus floridulus cultivar M001 chromosome 8, ASM1932011v1, whole genome shotgun sequence genomic region:
- the LOC136476583 gene encoding adenylate kinase, chloroplastic-like, translating into MTSSMAATACATATALSPSTATAQRPSAQGRLVFPAAPARSHSLRLRAAGRRSPRATKVVVAALADPLKVMISGAPASGKGTQCELIKTKFGLVHISAGDLLRAEIAAGSDNGKQAKEFMEKGQLVPDEIVVNMVKDRLLQPDAQENGWLLDGYPRSYSQAMALETLEIRPDVFILLDVPDELLVERVVGRRLDPETGKIYHLKYSPPENEEIASRLTQRFDDTEEKVKLRLQTYYQNIESLLSTYEDIIVKVQGDRTVGDVFAEIEKLLGSSLEKKTEVVSST; encoded by the exons ATGACATCCTCCATGGCCGCCACCGCctgcgccaccgccaccgcgctcTCGCCGTCGACCGCGACGGCCCAGAGGCCGTCTGCCCAGGGCCGCCTCGTCTTccccgccgcgcccgcccgctCCCACTCCCTCCGGCtccgcgccgccggccgccggtcgCCTCGGGCAACCAAG gtTGTGGTGGCAGCGTTGGCTGACCCACTCAAGGTCATGATATCTGGGGCTCCGGCGTCCGGCAAGGGCACGCAGTGTGAGCTCATCAAGACCAAA TTCGGTCTGGTGCACATCTCCGCTGGAGATTTATTGCGGGCGGAGATCGCTGCTGGCTCTGACAATGGGAAGCAGGCCAAGGAATTCATGGAGAAGGGCCAGCTCGTGCCTGATGAGATTGTCGTTAAT ATGGTGAAGGATCGCCTTCTGCAACCAGATGCTCAGGAAAATGGTTGGCTGTTGGACGGGTACCCAAGAAGCTATTCACAGGCCATGGCGCTGGAAACCCTTGAAATCCGGCCTGATGTTTTCATTCTGTTAGAT GTTCCAGATGAACTCCTTGTTGAAAGGGTGGTTGGAAGACGGCTTGATCCTGAAACAGGGAAAATATATCATTTGAAGTactctccaccagagaatgaaGAAATCGCCTCAAGGCTTACGCAGAGATTTGATGATACAGAAGAAAAG GTTAAGTTGAGGCTGCAGACTTATTACCAAAATATCGAGTCCTTGCTATCAACATATGAGGATATTATTGTCAAA GTGCAAGGAGATCGCACAGTGGGCGATGTCTTTGCCGAGATCGAGAAGCTGCTGGGTTCTAGCCTGGAGAAGAAAACAGAAGTCGTGTCCAGCACATGA
- the LOC136472409 gene encoding auxin-responsive protein IAA25-like, which yields MKSSSAAQRLKLKQEQGDECSKMQGSRVLMSSLELRLGISSDNGAGCGSDPWLGVGVHPWSLAARQAEKVVLEQDHQRPPPQPVGWPPVGAFRRSHLQAGAKAVEEPTSKVRPGEQRPAPATTMFVKVNMEGCAVGRKVDLQAHRSYASLSRALQAMFHGFLSDGQWRIAGREDDDDEQPEPTKKGGNKSNKKAYILLYEDNEGDRMLVGDVPWELFMASVKRLYIAQDPRKTKI from the exons ATGAAGAGCTCTTCAGCTGCACAAAGGCTGAAACTGAAACAGGAGCAGGGAGATGAGTGCAGCAAGATGCAGGGAAGTCGTGTCCTGATGAGCAGCCTTGAGCTCAGGCTGGGCATCTCTTCAGACAATGGCGCCGGCTGCGGCAGTGATCCATGGCTTGGTGTTGGAGTGCACCCCTGGAGCCTTGCTGCCAGGCAAGCAGAGAAGGTAGTCCTGGAGCAAGACCACCAGCGGCCTCCTCCGCAGCCGGTGGGATGGCCACCGGTGGGCGCGTTCCGCAGGAGCCACCTGCAGGCAGGCGCGAAGGCCGTGGAGGAACCAACGAGCAAGGTGAGGCCCGGCGAGCAGAGGCCGGCGCCGGCGACCACCATGTTCGTGAAGGTCAACATGGAGGGCTGCGCCGTCGGGAGGAAGGTGGACCTGCAGGCACACCGCAGCTACGCGTCGCTGTCGCGCGCGCTTCAGGCCATGTTCCATGGCTTCCTGTCAG ATGGTCAGTGGAGGATCGCTGGCAGAGAAGATGACGACGATGAGCAGCCGGAGCCGACGAAGAAGGGGGGCAATAAGAGCAACAAGAAGGCGTACATCCTTCTATACGAGGACAACGAGGGCGACCGGATGCTCGTCGGCGACGTGCCGTGGGA GCTGTTCATGGCTTCGGTGAAGAGGCTCTACATCGCACAGGACCCCAGGAAGACGAAGATCTAG